One Glycine soja cultivar W05 chromosome 2, ASM419377v2, whole genome shotgun sequence genomic region harbors:
- the LOC114390546 gene encoding protein SLOW WALKER 1-like — protein sequence MEEARVQKNFPVKPKLKSMARTPKQTPESKYWSSFKTQQIPNLISVPSLTFSPTPPHSFAAAHSASLTLYSSQTLSPAATISSFSDAVSCASFRSDSRLLAASDLSGLVQVFDVKSRTALRRLKSHFRPVRFVHFPRLDKLHLISAGDDALVKLWDVAEETPVSEFLGHKDYVRCGDSSPVNSEIFVTGSYDHVVRLWDARVRDSKSSVQVNHGAPVEDVVFLPSGGMVATAGGNSVKIWDLIGGGKLVYSMESHNKTVTSICVGRIGKDYGEESSNQFRIMSVGLDGYLKVFDYGSLKVTHSMRFPAPLLSVAYSPDCSTRVIGTSNGVIYASKRKMKEKEKEEEESEASLVWRTAPVENTEKKAVRPSHFRYFHRGQGTKPSEGDFLVMKPKKKKWAKHDTLLNKFEHGEALVSVLGTMNPGHVVAVMEELVARKKFLKCVSNLDVEKLELLLEFLHKYCTMPRYSSLLMGFAKKVLEMRADDIRASDSEAIKSHIINLKRAVAQEIQIQQSLQEIQGIISPLLKIAGR from the coding sequence CCAACAAATCCCCAACCTCATCTCCGTCCCCTCCCTCACCTTCTCCCCCACACCCCCTCACTCCTTCGCCGCCGCACACTCCGCCTCCCTCACTCTTTACAGCTCCCAGACCCTCTCCCCCGCTGCCACCATCTCCTCCTTCTCCGACGCCGTCTCCTGCGCCTCCTTCCGCTCCGACTCCCGCCTCCTGGCCGCCTCCGACCTCTCCGGCCTTGTCCAGGTCTTCGACGTCAAATCCCGCACCGCCCTCCGCCGCCTCAAGTCTCATTTCCGCCCCGTCCGCTTCGTCCACTTCCCCCGCCTCGACAAGCTCCACCTCATCTCTGCCGGCGACGACGCCCTCGTCAAGCTCTGGGACGTCGCCGAGGAGACCCCGGTCTCCGAGTTCCTCGGCCACAAGGACTATGTCAGGTGCGGAGACTCCTCCCCTGTGAATTCTGAAATCTTCGTTACAGGCTCCTATGACCATGTCGTCAGGCTCTGGGATGCTAGGGTTAGGGATTCGAAATCGTCGGTGCAGGTGAACCACGGCGCGCCCGTGGAGGATGTTGTGTTCTTGCCGTCCGGAGGGATGGTTGCGACGGCGGGTGGGAATTCGGTTAAAATTTGGGACTTGATTGGTGGAGGGAAGCTTGTGTACTCCATGGAGAGTCACAACAAGACTGTCACGTCGATTTGTGTCGGGAGAATTGGGAAGGATTATGGTGAAGAATCATCGAATCAGTTTAGGATTATGAGTGTGGGGTTGGATGGGTACTTGAAGGTGTTTGATTATGGATCATTGAAGGTTACACATTCCATGAGGTTCCCCGCGCCTCTTTTGTCGGTCGCCTACTCGCCAGATTGTTCCACCAGGGTGATTGGGACATCCAATGGAGTGATCTATGCTAGCaagaggaagatgaaggaaaaagagaaggaggaggaggagagtgAGGCTAGCTTGGTTTGGAGAACTGCTCCTGTGGAGAATACTGAGAAGAAAGCGGTGAGGCCTTCGCATTTTAGGTATTTTCATAGAGGGCAGGGAACCAAACCGTCTGAGGGGGATTTCTTGGTTATGAAGCCCAAGAAGAAGAAGTGGGCTAAGCACGACACGCTGTTGAACAAGTTTGAGCATGGAGAGGCTCTGGTGTCTGTGTTGGGAACTATGAACCCCGGGCATGTGGTGGCTGTGATGGAGGAATTGGTGGCTAGGAAGAAATTTCTCAAGTGTGTCTCCAACTTGGATGTGGAGAAGTTGGAACTGCTCTTGGAATTCTTGCATAAGTATTGTACCATGCCTAGATATTCTAGTTTGTTGATGGGGTTCGCCAAGAAGGTTCTTGAAATGAGGGCGGATGATATTAGAGCTTCTGATTCTGAAGCCATCAAGAGTCATATCATAAATCTCAAGCGGGCTGTTGCCCAGGAGATTCAGATTCAACAGTCATTGCAAGAGATACAGGGTATAATTTCTCCTTTGTTGAAGATTGCTGGAAGATGA